The DNA sequence aaccctaaaccctaaccctaaccctaaccctaaccctaaaccctaaaccctaaaccctaaaccctaaccctaaaccctaaccctaaccctaaccctaaccctaaccctaaccctaaaccctaaccctaaccctaaccctaaaccctaaccctaaaccctaaccctaaccctaaccctaaccctaaccctaaccctaaccctaaccctaaaccctaaaccctaaccctaaccctaaaccctaaaccctaaccctaaaccctaaccctaaaccctaaccctaaccctaaccctaaccctaaaacctaaaccctaaccctaaccctaacctaaaccctaaccctaaccctaaccctaaccctaaccctaaccctaaccctaaccctaaaccctaaaccctaaccctaaccctaaaccctaaccctaaccctaaccctaaccctaaccctaaaccctaaccctaaccctaaccctaaaccctaaaccctaaccctaaaccctaaccctaaccctaaccctaaaccctaaccctcaccctaaaccctaaccctaaccctaaaccctaaccctaaccctaaccctaaaccctaaaccctaaccctaaccctaacctcaAAAAGCAAGCGTAGAATGCTTGATTTGCGCCATTCACCCCCGGGGTTGGATCCTTAGGGTGAGCGAGCTTGCTCTTTCACCCCAAAGACGACACTTTTCCACTTTTAAAATTGCCCACTTTCACCTCGAGAGGGGTGTTTTTGCTCGGTGACACACCCGATCGGGGGTGCTTTTGGCAGATTCTACATTCTTGGGGGTGTTTCGAAGAGAATCCGCACCCCGCTCGGGGTGATTTGCAACCGGGGCCTCATTCTAGCGGGGTGTTTTTTCTTGCCAAGAAACCCCGAACGGGGTGATTCGCTGTCCAAACCACATCCTTAGCGAGGTGAATGATTTTGGAAAAACACCCTAGCTGGGATGTTTTCTGGCCACCATTCACCCCAAGTCTCGCCAATGTTGaccttttctctctctttcttttttgattgtttgtttatgttttgtttttttgtttcgccACAGAACAAGAATGGAGACATGTACACGGCGGCCGCCTTCTCCGCGCACATGAAAAGTGTACTGTTTGGTCTGACAGGCAAGCTGGCGTCGGTCAACGTGCTGAGATCCTCCTTCATTACCTGGGCCTACGGCAAAGAGTGGGTTTGTTTTTGACGTtgcttggttttgttttgttttgcatgggTTAGGGTTggcttgttgttttgtttctctttgcatttctcaatttgttgactgatcttttcttttcttttctcttctcttctcttctctcCTCTCCTTTTGAACCCTGACAGGGACTGCACGGACGCCATGAAAAATTCGCTGGCCGCCGCTCTCCGACATTCGCGCGACCAAGCGCAGAGGACCTACGATCGGCGCACAGCCAACGAGAAGAAGAACATGGCCGTGGGGTTGGCGAGACGTTGCGCACGCGGGCAACTGGACAGCGACTCCGACAGACAGACCGAGGACGagcaagaagaagaggaagaccAAGATACGCCCTCCTCGAACGCCGCCTCCATCAAACCGGGTCAATTGGTGGGCCTTGTCGACGACAGCAGCACCTCCACCCAGCCCAGGGTGTGGATTGGCCAGGTTCAGTCAGTCGCCAA is a window from the Acropora palmata chromosome 14, jaAcrPala1.3, whole genome shotgun sequence genome containing:
- the LOC141866527 gene encoding uncharacterized protein LOC141866527, which produces MFSGHHSPQVSPMLTFSLSFFFDCLFMFCFFVSPQNKNGDMYTAAAFSAHMKSVLFGLTGKLASVNVLRSSFITWAYGKEDCTDAMKNSLAAALRHSRDQAQRTYDRRTANEKKNMAVGLARRCARGQLDSDSDRQTEDEQEEEEDQDTPSSNAASIKPGQLVGLVDDSSTSTQPRVWIGQVQSVANREASLLWYKKVAANTYKLELTGKDWQESLDSLVPVEMQAKKDASGTYKLLTSPRAIHRAVMDSH